The Tenebrio molitor chromosome 3, icTenMoli1.1, whole genome shotgun sequence genome contains a region encoding:
- the E2f2 gene encoding transcription factor E2F5 isoform X2 yields MGENQQSRFEKSLGLLTTKFVNLLQKSTGGVLDLKVAADLLAVRQKRRIYDITNVLEGIGLIEKKSKNSIQWKPYTYKDALPGCNTQEFAIKVSNLKKEISQLDEFEQELDKHKSWIEQSIKNTTEDMQTRRYLYVNNEDLSKILYDDDTVLVLNAPINFTTLCYQNSNNVNFLKVQSRSSPIVANVLSLLQEPENKVQKKRPNVVNIKSEFEEPERKKRHYDDDDGDLVTAEILFKKFSSDVAADAADHDEVPSEKELDRLIHLSPLRFNQDYSFGLMENEGISDLFDVKPISV; encoded by the exons ATGGGAGAGAATCAACAGAGCAGGTTTGAAAAGTCGCTAGGTTTGTTGACGACCAAGTTTGTAAATTTGTTACAAAAGTCGACCGGCGGTGTGTTGGATTTAAAAGTG GCTGCAGATTTACTGGCAGTGAGACAGAAACGCAGAATCTACGACATCACCAATGTCCTCGAAGGAATCGGCCTTATTGAGAAGAAAAGTAAGAACAGTATTCAGTGGAA GCCGTACACGTACAAAGATGCCTTACCTGGCTGCAACACCCAGGAGTTTGCCATCAAAGTGTCGAACCTAAAAAAGGAAATTTCACAACTAGATGAGTTTGAACAAGAACTAGACAAGCACAAGTCTTGGATAGAGCAGAGTATAAAGAATACGACGGAAGATATGCAGACGCGCCGGTATTTATATGTAAATAACGAAGATTTATCAAAGATTTTATATGATGATGATACTGTCTTAGTATTAAACGCcccaattaattttacaacGCTGTGTTATCAG AATTCGAACaatgtaaattttcttaaaGTGCAGTCAAGGAGCAGTCCTATCGTAGCGAATGTATTGAGCTTACTCCAAGAACCAGAAAATAAGGTTCAAAAGAAACGGCCGAACGTG GTTAATATTAAGAGTGAATTTGAGGAACCTGAGCGTAAAAAGAGACATTATGATGACGACGATGGTGATTTGGTGACGGCGGAGATACTGTTCAAGAAGTTTTCGAGCGATGTCGCTGCTGACGCCGCAGATCATGACGAAGTGCCGTCAGAAAAAG AATTAGACAGATTGATTCATTTGAGTCCTTTACGTTTCAATCAGGACTATTCGTTTGGTTTGATGGAAAACGAAGGCATTAGCGATTTATTTGATGTCAAACCCATTTCTGTATAG
- the LOC138127374 gene encoding 3-oxoacyl-[acyl-carrier-protein] synthase, mitochondrial yields MQRRVVVTGIGVVSPVGTNVKEAWKAIVAGKSGITKLEGHDYQNLPCRIGGLVKENGERIKLANHFTKAELKTMGPATSYALLAAKEALNDAKLLEMDDGVKERTGVAVGMGMVDLEDICATNEALKKSYNQVSPFFVPRILPNMSAGHISIKYGLRGPNHAVSTACASGAHAIGDSFRFIRSGDADVMVCGGAEACVSPLAIAAFCRLRALSTSYNDSPEKGSRPFDKHREGFVMGEGSAILILEELDHALSRQVHVYAEILGYGLSGDASHLTAPRPDGTGAILAMRRAVDDARIKVEDVGYVNAHATSTPIGDAIEIKAIKTLFEGHHKSLAVSSTKGAHGHLLGAAGNLETVFTVKAVEEGIFPPTVNLDDVEDDSLNLVPVESQRWSSDKRIALKNAFGFGGTNACLCISQFL; encoded by the coding sequence ATGCAGAGGAGGGTTGTGGTGACCGGAATTGGAGTAGTGTCTCCGGTGGGAACAAACGTGAAGGAAGCATGGAAAGCCATAGTCGCAGGAAAATCGGGAATAACAAAACTAGAAGGTCATGATTACCAAAACCTGCCATGCAGAATAGGCGGCCTTGTAAAGGAAAACGGCGAACGAATAAAACTCGCAAATCACTTCACGAAAGCAGAGCTAAAAACAATGGGACCAGCCACCAGTTACGCGCTACTTGCCGCGAAAGAAGCGCTAAACGACGCCAAACTACTGGAGATGGACGACGGGGTGAAGGAACGGACAGGGGTGGCGGTGGGTATGGGCATGGTCGACCTGGAAGACATTTGCGCCACCAACGAAGCTCTGAAAAAAAGCTACAACCAAGTGAGCCCGTTCTTCGTCCCGCGAATACTCCCCAACATGTCCGCCGGCCACATCAGCATCAAGTACGGCCTCCGAGGCCCCAATCACGCCGTGTCCACCGCGTGCGCCTCGGGGGCCCACGCCATCGGCGACTCCTTCAGGTTCATCCGCAGCGGGGACGCGGACGTGATGGTTTGCGGCGGCGCCGAAGCTTGCGTGTCCCCCTTGGCGATAGCGGCGTTTTGCAGACTGCGGGCTCTGAGTACTTCGTACAACGACTCGCCGGAGAAGGGCTCCCGACCCTTCGACAAACACAGAGAGGGGTTCGTGATGGGTGAAGGCAGCGcgattttaattttggaagAATTGGATCACGCTTTGTCCAGGCAAGTTCACGTTTATGCAGAAATCCTAGGGTATGGACTCTCGGGGGATGCTTCTCACCTGACCGCACCTCGGCCTGATGGGACCGGCGCCATTTTGGCCATGAGGAGGGCCGTGGATGACGCAAGGATCAAGGTGGAGGACGTGGGTTATGTGAACGCTCACGCGACTTCGACTCCCATCGGAGACGCCATCGAAATAAAAGCAATAAAGACGCTGTTTGAAGGCCACCACAAGAGTTTGGCGGTGTCGTCGACTAAAGGGGCTCACGGGCACTTGTTGGGCGCCGCCGGAAATCTGGAAACCGTGTTCACCGTAAAAGCGGTGGAGGAAGGAATTTTTCCTCCGACGGTTAACTTGGACGACGTCGAAGACGACAGTTTAAATCTTGTCCCTGTCGAGAGTCAAAGGTGGAGCAGCGATAAGCGGATAGCTCTGAAGAACGCGTTCGGGTTCGGCGGCACCAACGCCTGTCTGTGCATATCTCAATTCCTATAA
- the LOC138127373 gene encoding gametogenetin-binding protein 2-like — MSNKEKLPKLVDVYRSSNSLGRRQLPFVVDENLTLVMDIRGSGLVCDNPLVRGKELEEFTRKCETLTEKELHSALQITKSELMNVLNQNVPCVGCRRSVERLYYQLLKFGHPTLDPLMVKSDGIITIKDEKQTMPQILCSIFHDHSIRLAKLIENQPKRSKKSLRCLLHSLDSQRSRVLTPVWRDVWACMQQDCKKDVCIIEAPSLHTTLETYLRKHRFCGECRTKVLKAYTLLMEESEPCKEKGYITSLYAGIKRCLPDKHIHLPVNTEYITKLISRAEPELLGSRRERHAKTLEIAQEEVLTCLGICMYERLHRIYMRMREEECTCQVFAAVAVDTLSRSFETAVERKQGYSQLELLYAELAREEQQKQIRKEQKKIKRKRKKGKTSDQDGKENCNDCEEDFEDKDDLDRSCSCSHNQNELGCYSCEELLSPLKNSFLKCSEDLNSEYECKSLTSKQNSLRCSTNELWIDDCKCENDIKENKKNVYKCNNYLSPVNFKKENGSTSDHSHDYGYSSENNNGCCETASLISSISSSPEGSELACYDTCCQHESDSLSGLRHGEHPSLQQMLEGCSEDEDDSNCKLTPEEVWEFENNNKHLIEKRQELREALKKRFIDFCAYGPLPVPRLLVQTKYASN, encoded by the exons ATGAGTAATAAGGAAAAGTTGCCAAAGCTTGTTGATGTTTACCGTTCCTCGAATTCCCTTGGCAGGAGGCAATTACCTTTTGTTGTTGATGAAAATTTAACG TTGGTTATGGATATACGGGGCTCCGGTCTGGTGTGTGATAACCCATTAGTGAGAGGAAAAGAACTTGAGGAGTTTACTCGTAAGTGTGAAACTTTGACTGAAAAGGAATTGCACTCAGCTCTACAAATTACCAAATCGGAACTGATGAACGTGCTTAACCAAAATGTGCCATGTGTTGGTTGCCGCAGAAG TGTTGAGAGATTATATTACCAACTGCTTAAATTCGGACATCCCACCTTGGATCCTCTGATGGTCAAATCCGATGGTATAATTACCATTAAAGATGAAAAGCAGACAATGCCTCAAATTCTTTGTTCCATTTTTCACGATCATTC TATTCGTTTAGCTAAATTAATAGAAAACCAACCAAAGAGAAGTAAGAAAAGTCTTCGGTGCCTTTTACATTCGTTGGATTCTCAACGCAGTCGTGTGTTGACACCGGTGTGGAGAGACGTGTGGGCCTGCATGCAGCAAGATTGCAAGAAAGACGTTTGCATCATTGAAGCACCTAGTCTTCACACCACACTTGAAACGTACCTGCGTAAGCACAGGTTCTGCGGTGAATGCAGGACCAAAGTCTTGAAAG CTTACACGTTGCTCATGGAAGAATCCGAACCCTGCAAGGAAAAGGGTTACATAACATCGTTATATGCGGGAATTAAGAGGTGTCTACCAGACAAACATATTCATTTACCAGTCAACACCGAATACATTACTAAATTGATCAGCCGTGCGGAGCCGGAACTGCTGGGAAG TCGCAGGGAGCGGCACGCCAAAACGTTGGAAATAGCCCAGGAGGAAGTCCTGACATGCTTGGGTATCTGCATGTACGAGCGCCTGCACAGGATTTACATGCGCATGCGAGAAGAAGAATGTACCTGCCAGGTGTTCGCCGCCGTAGCAGTGGACACCTTGAGTCGCAGTTTCGAGACCGCCGTCGAACGTAAGCAGGGATACTCCCAGTTGGAACTGTTGTACGCCGAGCTGGCCAGGGAAGAACAACAGAAACAAATAcgaaaagaacaaaaaaagatCAAGCGCAAGCGCAAAAAGGGCAAGACCTCCGACCAAGACGGCAAAGAAAACTGCAACGACTGCGAGGAAGACTTCGAAGACAAAGACGATCTAGACAGAAGCTGCTCGTGTTCCCACAACCAGAACGAACTGGGCTGCTACAGCTGCGAGGAGTTGCTGTCGCCGCTGAAAAACAGTTTCCTGAAGTGCAGTGAAGACCTGAACAGTGAATACGAGTGTAAAAGTCTTACGAGTAAACAGAACAGCCTGAGGTGTAGTACTAACGAATTATGGATAGATGATTGCAAATGTGAGAACGACATCAAAGAGAACAAGAAGAACGTGTACAAATGTAACAATTACCTGTCGCCGGTTAATTTTAAGAAGGAGAACGGATCGACCAGCGATCACTCTCACGACTACGGTTATTCTTCGGAAAACAACAACGGATGCTGCGAGACGGCTTCGCTCATATCGAGTATTTCCAGTTCTCCGGAAGGGTCTGAGTTGGCCTGCTACGACACGTGCTGCCAACACGAAAGCGACTCACTCTCGGGGCTCAGGCACGGGGAGCACCCCAGCTTACAGCAGATGTTGGAG GGGTGCAGCGAGGACGAGGACGACAGCAACTGCAAGTTAACACCCGAAGAAGTGTGGGAGTttgaaaataacaacaaacatCTAATCGAAAAACGACAAGAATTACGAGAGGCACTGAAGAAGAGGTTCATCGACTTTTGTGCGTACGGTCCGCTGCCAGTGCCTCGCTTACTCGTTCAGACAAAATATGCTTCAAATTGA
- the E2f2 gene encoding transcription factor E2F5 isoform X1 has protein sequence MGENQQSRFEKSLGLLTTKFVNLLQKSTGGVLDLKVAADLLAVRQKRRIYDITNVLEGIGLIEKKSKNSIQWKPYTYKDALPGCNTQEFAIKVSNLKKEISQLDEFEQELDKHKSWIEQSIKNTTEDMQTRRYLYVNNEDLSKILYDDDTVLVLNAPINFTTLCYQFELQNSNNVNFLKVQSRSSPIVANVLSLLQEPENKVQKKRPNVVNIKSEFEEPERKKRHYDDDDGDLVTAEILFKKFSSDVAADAADHDEVPSEKELDRLIHLSPLRFNQDYSFGLMENEGISDLFDVKPISV, from the exons ATGGGAGAGAATCAACAGAGCAGGTTTGAAAAGTCGCTAGGTTTGTTGACGACCAAGTTTGTAAATTTGTTACAAAAGTCGACCGGCGGTGTGTTGGATTTAAAAGTG GCTGCAGATTTACTGGCAGTGAGACAGAAACGCAGAATCTACGACATCACCAATGTCCTCGAAGGAATCGGCCTTATTGAGAAGAAAAGTAAGAACAGTATTCAGTGGAA GCCGTACACGTACAAAGATGCCTTACCTGGCTGCAACACCCAGGAGTTTGCCATCAAAGTGTCGAACCTAAAAAAGGAAATTTCACAACTAGATGAGTTTGAACAAGAACTAGACAAGCACAAGTCTTGGATAGAGCAGAGTATAAAGAATACGACGGAAGATATGCAGACGCGCCGGTATTTATATGTAAATAACGAAGATTTATCAAAGATTTTATATGATGATGATACTGTCTTAGTATTAAACGCcccaattaattttacaacGCTGTGTTATCAG TTTGAGTTGCAGAATTCGAACaatgtaaattttcttaaaGTGCAGTCAAGGAGCAGTCCTATCGTAGCGAATGTATTGAGCTTACTCCAAGAACCAGAAAATAAGGTTCAAAAGAAACGGCCGAACGTG GTTAATATTAAGAGTGAATTTGAGGAACCTGAGCGTAAAAAGAGACATTATGATGACGACGATGGTGATTTGGTGACGGCGGAGATACTGTTCAAGAAGTTTTCGAGCGATGTCGCTGCTGACGCCGCAGATCATGACGAAGTGCCGTCAGAAAAAG AATTAGACAGATTGATTCATTTGAGTCCTTTACGTTTCAATCAGGACTATTCGTTTGGTTTGATGGAAAACGAAGGCATTAGCGATTTATTTGATGTCAAACCCATTTCTGTATAG